From the genome of Streptomyces sp. NBC_00523:
ACATCGTTAATCGCTCCTCAGAGCGGTCAGGCAGTAAGGGGTCGGTCCCCTCCCTGTCCTTCCGCAGCTTAGTCCCGCAAGCGGGGACCGCTCATTTCAACTGCCGACACCCGGCCCTGCTTCCCGGGGGGATCGCCCGCCCCGAACGCCGACAACTGCTCCAACCCGATGGTGCGAGACGATGTTCCCGCAGGCCAGGCCAATACCCCAGTCGCCAGTACGCCGATGGCGAACGTGAGACGTGCATGGCTTGCGTGTCGCCCCTCCCCACTAGGGATGTCTTACCCGCAATTACAGACAGTCCATGCGGCGTACGCGGGTTCCCTCCGCTACGGGCGAACATCTTCGTACTCCTGAATGCGCCCGTACGCCCCCAACCCGGACACCCTACGCGGTCGTGCGTACGCGCTACGTAACCTGGTGGGCCGGTCGGGGGTTGTTCCGTCATGACCCTCACCGTCCCGCCGCCCCGCGTCCCGCCCGCCGTCGAGCTGGGCGGTGACGCCCGGGGCGAGCCGGGGGACGGCTGGGCCGGCTGGTACGAGCGGGAGTTGGGCTGGGCCACCGCGGGCGGTGCGCCGGTGCGGCTGCTGACCGGGCTGCGGTTCGACGTGCTCGTCGTCCCTGCCGTGGCCGGACACGCGGCGCTGCGGCGGGTGGGCCCGACGGGGCCGGTGGCGCTCATGGGGCTGCGGATGAGCCTGCTGGTGGCGCCGGGAAGCGCGGAGGAGTTGCCGGGGCTGCTCGACTGGCTGGAGTGGGGCGGGGTCGCGCTGTCGCTGACCGGTCTGGGCGCGGGCGGGCGGATCACCGCTCCGCCGCCGCCGGGGCGTCCGGCGGAGCCGGGGGCCGCCTCCTGGCTGCGGCCCCCCAGGCCGTCACGGGAACTGGACGAAGCGCCGGTGCTCCCGGCATTCTCCGGCTTCGGGAGCAGGCACAGCGATGCTCCCGACCTCGTCCGTCTCGTGGACGCCGTGGCGACGGAATGCCACCGGGCCCGACTGGCACGTGCCCGGGCCGGCTTGTTCCACGATGAGCCCGTGGCTCAGCCGTTGGCCTTCTCGTAAGCCTCGCGGATCTCGGCGGGGACGCGGCCGCGGTCATTCACATTGTGGCCGTTCTCGCGGGCCCACTTACGGATCTCGGCGGTGTCCTTGTTGCCACCGGAGACGGCGCGGCCCTTGCCACGTCCCGACGCCGCACGGCCACCGGTACGCCGGCCGTTCTTCGCGTAGGGCTCGAGAAGGGAACGCAGCTTGTCCGCGTTGCTGGTGGTGAGGTCGATCTCGTACGTCTTGCCATCCAGCGCGAACGTCACCGTCTCGTCCGCCTCGCCACCGTCGAGGTCGTCAACAAGAAGGACCTGAACCTTCTGTGCCACCGGATTTCCTTTCATCGAAAATGGAGTACGCGGAAAGGAAACCGCTTTTCCCCGGAAAACACAAACCCCCGGGAGAGGTTCAGCAGCTCAAGGAGACGGGAAACATGCGCGATTCGGACATAGGGGCTCGGCCCCCTCTTCCGGTCTTCGCGCGGTCACAGGTGCAGAAGCATCCGGCTGTTGCCCAAGGTGTTCGGCTTCACTCGTTCGAGACCGAGGAACTCCGCGACTCCCTCGTCATAGGAACGCAGCAGCTCGCTGTAGACATCTCCGTCGACGGGCGTCTCTCCGATCTCCACGAAGCCGTGCTTCGCGAAGAAGTCGACTTCGAAGGTGAGACAGAAAACCCGCCGGACGCCCAGCCAGCGGGCGGTCCGCAGCAGCTTGTCGAGGACCTGGTGGCCCACTCCGGCGCCCTTGAGGCCGTGGTCGACGGCGAGCGTGCGTACTTCGGCGAGGTCTTCCCACATGACGTGCAGCGCACCGCAGCCGACGACCGAGGCGTCCTCGTCGCGTTCGGCGATCCAGAACTCCTGGATGTCCTCGTAAAGCGTCACCGTGGCTTTGTCGAGGAGGATGCCTTCCTGTACGTAGCCGTCGAGGAGACGGCGGACGGCGGGCACATCGCTCGTCCGTGCACGCCGGACGGTGATGGCCACGTTTATAACCGACGGTTCGGTCCGGTAATCGGTTTGCGGAAGCTCTGAGGACATACGCAGACGCTATCGCCCGGTCTCCGGCTCCGCGTCATCGCCCGCTTCACGGGCTTCGCCCTCCCCGGCTTCGTCCGCGGCGGCCGCGCCGTCCTCGGGAAGAGCGGGCAGAACGATCCGCATCGCGTCACGCAGAGCCTCGCGCTGCTCGGCCGACATCATCCCGAAGAACGCGACGAGCGCGGCCGCCGGGTTGTCGCTGAGCGACCAGGCTTCGTTCATCAGGGCGGCGGCGTATGCGGCGCGGGTGGAGACGGCCGTATATCGATATGCGCGGCCCTCCACTTCGCGGCGGACCCAGCCCTTCTGATGGAGATTGTCCATTACCGTCATGACGGTGGTGTAGGCGATGGACCGCTCCTGCTGAAGGTCCTCCAGGACTTCCCGCACAGTGACCGGACGGTTCCATTCCCAGACCCGTGTCATCACGGCGTCTTCGAGCTCTCCCAATTGACGGGGCACAGCGTCACCTTAGTGCCAGATGTCTGGAATGCGTAGCTATTCACACAGCAAAAAGGCGTACGACTCCTCGGGAGTCGTACGCCTTTTCGCATACGGGGGTGCCTGGCGCACCCCGGAGGGGTCAGGCCCCTTCGGTGCGCGGAGTCTGCTGAACCGACTCGGCGCGGCTGATCGCCGCGTCCACGGCCGCGTCCTCCTTGGCCTTGTTGGGGCCGCCCTGGCTCTTGACGATCGTCACGACCAGGCCGATGAAGAAGGCGGCCATCACCACAGGGGGCACGAGCGCGGATACGTAGTCCATGCCCTCCAGAGTAGCGAGCCGCCTCCCGGCCCCCGGAGAGGCCCTACCCCGCGCGGCGCTGCGGCGGCTGGGGCACCGGGCGGCGCGGCGGGAAGACCTCGGAGGGCTTCGGCGCCGGGCGCTCGGACGGCGGTACGGGGCGGGCCGGGGCCGGCGGCGCCTTCGGCTTGTCCGGCTCGGCGGCGCGCCCGCCGGGCAGGGCGAGCAGTCTGCTGCGGGGCGCCGGGGCGGTCGCGTGCACGGCGCGTCCGGCGAGCCGGGCGCGCACCGAGCGCTCCGCGATCATCTGGCAGCGCTCCAGGAGGGCCGCGGCGAGCGGGCCGCCGCGCAGGGCGCGCAGCGCGGCCAGGTCCTCGGGGAGCGGGTCGTATCCGGCGGCCAGGGCGTCCTGGAGGAGCTCCAGATAGCCGGTGAGGGAGCCGGGAAGGGCGTCGCGGTAGCGGACGAGGTCGGCGAGGAGGAAGGCGCGCAGCCGTCCGGCCTCGGCGACGGCCTCGTCCACGCTGCCCGCCAGCCGCAGGCAGTCCTGGACATCCTCGTCGGGCAGGGGCGCGGGGTGCAGCGCGAAGGCGAGGGCGCGTCGGAGCACTCGCAGCTCGTCCGCGCTGAAGGCCATACCGCCGCGTGATCCGTAGGGCGTGGGCATGACGCGACAATACGTGCTAAAGGGACAAAATCGGCTTAACTGGTCGTCGGTGGCGCGGCGGCCCCGGAGCGTCGTCACCCCCGGAGCCGCCGGTCAGAGGGCCTTCGCTACAGCCGGGACACGTTGCGCTCGTACACCAGGCGCAGCCCGATGAGGGTCAGCCAGGGCTCGTGCTCGTCGATGACGGAGGACTCGCCCAGCACCATCGGAGCAAGGCCGCCCGTCGCGATGACGGTGACGTCGTCCGGGTCGGACGCCAGCTCCTTCTTCATCCGCTCCACGACCCCGTCGACCTGGCCGGCGAAGCCGTAGATGATGCCCGCCTGCATGGCCTCGACGGTGTTCTTGCCGATGACGCTGCGCGGCCGGGCCAGCTCGATCTTGCGGAGCTGGGCGCCCTTGACGCCCAGCGCCTCGACGGAGATCTCGATGCCGGGCGCGATGACACCGCCGGTGTACTCGCCCCGGGCCGAGACCGCGTCGAAGGTGGTGGCCGTGCCGAAGTCGACCACGATCGCCGGACCGCCGTACAGGTCGACGGCGGCGACCGCGTTGATGATGCGGTCCGCGCCGACCTCCTTCGGGTTGTCCATCAGGATCGGCACCCCGGTCTTGATGCCGGGCTCCACGAGCACGGCGGGGACGTCGCCGTAGTAGCGGCGGGTCACCTCGCGCAGCTCGTGCAGCACGGCCGGGACCGTGGAGCAGATCGCGATGCCCTCGATGCCGTCGCCCAGCTCCATGCCGAGCAGCGGGTGCATGCCCATGAGGCCCTGGAGCAGCACGGCGAGCTCGTCGGCGGTGCGGCGGGCGTCCGTGGAGATCCGCCAGTGCTCGACGATCTCCTCGCCGTCGAACAGGCCGAGGACGGTGTGGGTGTTCCCGACGTCGATGGTGAGCAGCATCAGGCGCCGGCCCCGTCGGTGTCGCGGAAGTCCAGGCCGATGTCCAGGATCGGCGAGGAGTGGGTCAGCGCGCCCACGGCCAGGTAGTCGACCCCGGCCTCGGCGTAGGCGCGGGCCGTGTCGAGGGTGAGCCGGCCGGAGGACTCCAGGAAGGCGCGGCCGCCGGTCAGGGCGACCGCCTCGGCGGTCTCGGACGGGGTGAAGTTGTCCAGCAGGATCAGGTCGGCGCCCGCTTCCAGGACCTCGGCGACCTGGTCCATCGTGTCGACCTCGACCTCGATCGGCAGCTCCGGGAACTCCTCCCTGACCCGCTTGAACGCCTCGGCGACCCCGCCCGCCGCGATGACGTGGTTGTCCTTGACCAGCGCGGCGTCGGACAGCGAGAACCGGTGGTTGACGCCGCCGCCGCAGCGCACCGCGTACTTCTCCAGGGCGCGCAGCCCCGGCGTCGTCTTGCGGGTGTCCCGGACCTCGGCCTTGGTGCCCTCCAGCACATCGGCCCAGGCGCGGGTGGCGGTGGCGATGCCGGAGAGGCGGCAGAGCAGGTTGAGGGCGCTGCGCTCGCCGGTGAGGAGGTCGCGGGTGCGGGTGGTGACGGTCAGCAGCTTCTGGCCGGGGGCGACGCGGTCGCCGTCCTCGACGTGCCGCTCGACCTCGAACTCGGAGGTGCAGACGATCGACAGGACCGCCTCCGCCACGCGCAGCCCGGCCACCACACCGGCCTCGCGGGCGGTGAAGTCACCGGTGGCCATGGCGTCCTCGGCGACGGTGGCGACGGTCGTGACGTCCACCCCGCCGTCCAGGTCCTCGGCGATGGCCAGGTGCGCGATGTCCTCGACCTGGATCGGGTCCAGGCCGGATTCGGCGAGGAGCTGGGCGAGCGCGGGGTCGAGCCCGCACTCCTCGTACTCCTCGTCGCCGCCGCAGCCGCAGCCGTCCCCGCAGCCGCCCGCGGCGGGGGCGGGCGCACCGACCCGGATCAGCGGTACGTCCACGGGAGTGGGGCGCGGATTCTCTTCGGGCGTGCTCACGGTTACGGCTCCTCGGGGGTGGGGTGGGTGGTGCTCGTCGCTGCGCAGTCTGGTGCCCCGGGCGCGTCCACGGGCCCGAATGCCTCGGTATCCGTCCGACGGAGGACGAGACCGCCGTCCGGGCCGAGCCGCACGACGAGGTGGCGGCGCCAGTGCGCGTCGTCCCGCTCGGGCCGGTCCTCGCGCCAGTGGCAGCCGCGGGTCTCCTCGCGGGCGCGGGCGGCGGCGACCAGGGCCCGGGCGACGAGCAGCAGGTTGGTGGCCTCCCACGCCTCTACGCCGGGCACCGCGGGCTTCGCCTCGGCCGCCCCGGTCGCGCGGGCGCCGAGCCGCAGCTCCTCCAGCTCGGCGGCGGCGGTGGCCAGGCTCTCGGCGGAGCGCAGCACCCCGGCGCCCCGGCTCATGGCGCGCTGGACCGTGAGGCGGGTCTCGGGGGCGAGGAGCGGGACGGGCGTCCCGGCGGGTCCGACGACCTCGCCGGAGCGGGGGCGGTCGGCGACGATGTCGGCGGCGATGCGCTCGGCGAAGACGAGTCCTTCGAGCAGCGAGTTGGACGCCAGCCGGTTCGCGCCGTGCACCCCGGTGCAGGCGACCTCGCCGCAGGCGTACAGGCCGGGGACGGTGGTACGGCCCCGCAGGTCGGTGCGGACGCCGCCGGACGCGTAGTGCGCGGCGGGCGCGATGGGGATGGGCTCGGTGACCGGGTCGATGCCGTGGGACCGGCAGGCGGCCAGGATG
Proteins encoded in this window:
- a CDS encoding SCO3374 family protein, giving the protein MTLTVPPPRVPPAVELGGDARGEPGDGWAGWYERELGWATAGGAPVRLLTGLRFDVLVVPAVAGHAALRRVGPTGPVALMGLRMSLLVAPGSAEELPGLLDWLEWGGVALSLTGLGAGGRITAPPPPGRPAEPGAASWLRPPRPSRELDEAPVLPAFSGFGSRHSDAPDLVRLVDAVATECHRARLARARAGLFHDEPVAQPLAFS
- a CDS encoding histone-like nucleoid-structuring protein Lsr2, which produces MAQKVQVLLVDDLDGGEADETVTFALDGKTYEIDLTTSNADKLRSLLEPYAKNGRRTGGRAASGRGKGRAVSGGNKDTAEIRKWARENGHNVNDRGRVPAEIREAYEKANG
- a CDS encoding amino-acid N-acetyltransferase produces the protein MSSELPQTDYRTEPSVINVAITVRRARTSDVPAVRRLLDGYVQEGILLDKATVTLYEDIQEFWIAERDEDASVVGCGALHVMWEDLAEVRTLAVDHGLKGAGVGHQVLDKLLRTARWLGVRRVFCLTFEVDFFAKHGFVEIGETPVDGDVYSELLRSYDEGVAEFLGLERVKPNTLGNSRMLLHL
- a CDS encoding BlaI/MecI/CopY family transcriptional regulator, translated to MPRQLGELEDAVMTRVWEWNRPVTVREVLEDLQQERSIAYTTVMTVMDNLHQKGWVRREVEGRAYRYTAVSTRAAYAAALMNEAWSLSDNPAAALVAFFGMMSAEQREALRDAMRIVLPALPEDGAAAADEAGEGEAREAGDDAEPETGR
- a CDS encoding type III pantothenate kinase codes for the protein MLLTIDVGNTHTVLGLFDGEEIVEHWRISTDARRTADELAVLLQGLMGMHPLLGMELGDGIEGIAICSTVPAVLHELREVTRRYYGDVPAVLVEPGIKTGVPILMDNPKEVGADRIINAVAAVDLYGGPAIVVDFGTATTFDAVSARGEYTGGVIAPGIEISVEALGVKGAQLRKIELARPRSVIGKNTVEAMQAGIIYGFAGQVDGVVERMKKELASDPDDVTVIATGGLAPMVLGESSVIDEHEPWLTLIGLRLVYERNVSRL
- the nadC gene encoding carboxylating nicotinate-nucleotide diphosphorylase encodes the protein MSTPEENPRPTPVDVPLIRVGAPAPAAGGCGDGCGCGGDEEYEECGLDPALAQLLAESGLDPIQVEDIAHLAIAEDLDGGVDVTTVATVAEDAMATGDFTAREAGVVAGLRVAEAVLSIVCTSEFEVERHVEDGDRVAPGQKLLTVTTRTRDLLTGERSALNLLCRLSGIATATRAWADVLEGTKAEVRDTRKTTPGLRALEKYAVRCGGGVNHRFSLSDAALVKDNHVIAAGGVAEAFKRVREEFPELPIEVEVDTMDQVAEVLEAGADLILLDNFTPSETAEAVALTGGRAFLESSGRLTLDTARAYAEAGVDYLAVGALTHSSPILDIGLDFRDTDGAGA